The genomic stretch TACGGCGGGGGCGGCACGTCCGTCATGGGGGCCGCGGAGGCCGCCGCGCGGGCCGCCGGTGCCCGCACGACGGGCGTCATGCCGCAGGCCCTGATGGACCTGGAACTGCCGCCGCAGGGCCTGGGTGAACTCGTCGTCACGGGCGACATGCGCGAGCGCAAGGCGCAGATGGACGCCCGCGCCGACGCGTTCGTCGTGCTGCCCGGGGGCCTCGGGACGCTCGAGGAGCTCTTCGAGATCTGGGTCGCCCGCACCATCGGCCTGCACACCAAACCCCTGGCCGTCCTGGACAGCGCGGGGCACTACGCCGGGCTGAAGACATGGCTGGAGACGCTCGTCGACTCCGGGTTCGCGCGTCCGCTGGTCTTCGACTGCATCTGCTGGACCGAGGACGTGGAGGAGGCCCTCGACCACCTCGAGACCGCTCCGCGGGACCGGGTGTCGCTGCCCAGTTCGGAGATCGTCGGGTCGTTCGCGGTCTTCCCGACCGACGGGGAGACCGAGCCCGCGGACGGGGGACCCGCGTCGTGACCCTGTTCCTGCTCGTCCTCGTGCTGCTGGCCGTCGGCGCCGTCGTGGCCGTCGTCACCGGCCGCGTCGGTGGGGGCATGGGCCCCGCCACGTCCACGCGGCCCCACCGCGGCCTGCCCGAGGGTCCCGTGGTGGCCTCCGACGTCGACGCCGTGCGGTTCTCCCTGGGCCTGCGGGGGTACCGGATGGACGAGGTCGACGCGGTCCTGGACCGGCTGCGCGAGGAGATCCGCGAACGCGACGAGGAGCTGGCGGCGTGGCGGACGGCCGAGGAGTGAGCCGGCCGGGCCCGCAGGGGCGCCTCGTGGAGTTCACGGCGTCCGCGGTCGTCACCGGCCGCGTCAAGCACGTCTTCGACGTCCTCACCGACTGGCCGCGGCAGACGGCGTGGGTGCCGGCGACCGTCGTGGCGCGGGCGCAGGACAGCCCCGTCGCCGCCGTGGGGGAGCGCTTCGTCGGGACGACGACGTTCGGCCCGTTCGTCCTCGTCGACGCCATGGAGGTGGTCGACCGCGTCCCGCCGGACGGGACCGAGGGACCGGGCGCGGTCGGCCGGGTGCGCGTCGCCAAGACCGGCGACGTCTTCGGCGGCGACGTCGACATCGTCGTCGCCCCCGCCGGGCCCGGTCGCGTCCGCGTGGACTGGACCGAGCGGATCCTCGTCCGGCCGCGCTGGCTGGCCCGGCTCGCAGGTCTAGGCGGGCCCGTCCCGGGCCTGGTCGGCAAGCTCGCCTTCGAGGCGGTGCTGCGGACCGCCTCGGACGACCTGCGCGGTCCGTCGTGACGGCGGTCGACGCCTCGGGGGGCCTGCGGCTGGGGCTGCGGAGCCGACTGCTGCTCCGCTGGCTGCGGCTGCCCGTGGCCGTGCGCGTCCTCGTCGTCTACGCGGCCGCGCGCCTGTTCACCGCCGTCGTCCTGGCCGAGGTCGCCCGGTTCCAGCCCGAGAGCACGTGGACCCCGGCGAACCCCGGCTACGGCGACATGCTCGGGCTCTGGGACGCCACCTGGTACGAGAAGATCGCGACCGAGGGCTACCCCGGCGCCGTCCCGCTCGGTCAGGCCGGCGACCCGCAGCAGTCGGCGCTCGCGTTCTACCCCGTCGCGCCGCTGCTCGCGCGGCTGCTCATGACGACGGGCCTGTCCTTCGGGGCGGCCGGGGCGCTCGTCTCCCTCGTCGCGGGGGCCGCCGCGGCCGTGGGGGTCGAGGCGCTGCTGCGCCGGACGCTGCGGACGCGCGTGAGCGCCACCCTGGCCCGCCGCGGGGCCTGGAGCGGCGCGGTCCTGTTCTGCGTCACCCCGCCCGCGCTCGTCTACCAGGTGCCGTACACCGAGGGGCCGGCCCTCGCCCTGCTCGTGGCGTTCCTGCTCTGCCTGCAGCGCGGTCGCTACCTGCCGGCGGCCCTGCTCGCGCTGCTGCTGGGGCTGACGCGCCCCGTCGCCGTCCCGCTGTCCGTGGTCGTCGTGGTGCACCTGGGGCTGCGCGCGTGGGCCGGCCACCGGGCCGGGACGGTCCTCGGCGGTCGCGAGGCCGTGCGGGGCCTGGGCCTGCTCGCGGCCTCCGGCACGGCGGGCCTGCTGTGGCCCTTCACCGCCTGGCAGCTCACGGGGCAGCCGGACGCCTACACGGCGACGATGGGCGCCTGGCGCGCGGGCGGGGAGGTCGTCCCGCTCAAGCCCTGGTGGGGGATCTCGCAGTACGTCCTCGGGCCCGTCGGCCCCCTCGTCCTCGTGGCCGGCGTCGCCGCCTACGCGGCCTGGCTGCTGTCGCGGCGCACGCGGGCGCTCGGGCCGGAGCTGCGCGCCTGGTGCCTGGCCTACGTCGGGTACCTGCTGCTCGTGCTCGACCCGTTCACCAGCCTGTTCCGCTACCTGGTCTTCCTCTTCCCCCTCGGGGCGCTCGTCGGGCTGCGGCCGGGCCGGCGCGTCCCGATCACGGGCTGGGTCGTCTGCTGCCTGGCGCTGCAGGTCGTCTGGGTCGCGTGGCTGTGGCGCTTCTCACCCCCCGCGGACTGGCCGCCGTGACCGGGGTGCACCCCTTGCCGTGACCTGACGGTGATCCTCCGGCGAGCCCCTGCGCCCGCCCGACCGGTCCGGTGGGGGATGATGTACGTCAACACGTCCTCCGCGGCACCCGGCCGCGGATGACGCGCGCACGCGACGACGAGAGGGAGCACGCCGATGGCGGCCATGAAGCCGAGGACCGGGGACGGTCCGCTGGAGGTCACCAAGGAAGGACGTGGCATCGTCCTGCGGATGCCGCTGGAGGGTGGTGGCCGGCTCGTGGTGGAGATGACGCCCGACGAGGCCAAGGCCCTCGGGGAGGCCATCACCTCGGTCGTGGGCTGAGGGACGGAACGGGGCGGGTACCGGAACGGGTACCCGCCCCGACCCGTCTCCCCAGCCGTCCGCACCGCGCCCCCGCGCCCGCCCGCGAGAGTCAGGAACCCCTGTGAGCACCGAGACCGTGACCGCCGCCGCCCCGGACCTGCGCCGCTGGACCCCGCCCACCGTCGAGGTGCGGCGCGGGGGTGTCCTCGGGGCCGACCTCGGGGGCTTCGACGTCCTGGCCGTCCCGGTCGCCGCGGGGGAGGGCGCCGACGCCCCGCTCCAGCCGCGTCCCGGCGCCGCCGACGCCGCCGTCCGGTACGGGATCGACCTGGCCGCCGCGTGCACGGCCGAGGGGTTCACCGGTCGCGCCGCGCAGACGACGCGCCTGCCGGTGCCCGCGCCGCAGGGCAGCCCGCGCCGCCTCCTCGTGGTCGGCGTGGGCGACTCCTCGCCCACCGCCCTGCGCCGCAGCGGGGCGGCCCTGGCCCGCGCCGTCGGCAGCGCCTCCGGCGACGTCGCCACCACGCTCGCCGACGGCGTCGGCAGCGCGGGTGCGCGCGCCTTCGTCGAGGGGTTCCTCCTCGCCTCCTACGTCCCGCCGGTCAGCGGCCGCCGCGCCGCGACCGCCCCGGCCCCCCGGCGCCTGCTGCTGCTCGGCGCCGTCGACGCGGCCGACGTCCGGCACGCCGAGGTGAGCGCCGGGGCGACGGTCCTGACGCGCGACCTCGCCGCCACGCCGTCCAACCTCAAGGACCCGCAGTGGATGACGGCCCAGGCCCTCGAGGTCGCGGCCGGTCTGCGCCTGAAGGTGGAGGTGCGCGACGAGGACCGGCTGCGCCGCGAGGGGTTCGGCGGCCTGCTGGCCGTCGGTGCCGGGTCGGCGTCCTCCCCGGCCCTCGTGCAGGTGGGCTGGACCCCGCGCGCCCGGCCGGACGCCCCGCACGTCGTCCTCGTCGGCAAGGGCATCACGTACGACACGGGCGGGCTGGGCATCAAGCCGCGCGAGTCGATGGTCGCCATGAAGACGGACATGGCCGGCTCGGCCGCCGTGCTGGCCGTCGTCGCCGCGGCGGCCCGGCTCAAGCTGCCCGTCAAGGTGACGGGGCTGCTCGCCCTGGCGGAGAACGCCTTCGGCGCGGCGGCCTACCGTCCCGGCGACGTCGTGACGCACTACGGCGGCCGGACGACCGAGGTCAACAACACCGACGCCGAGGGCCGGGTCGTGCTCGGTGACGCGCTGGCCTACGCCGACGCCGTCCTGCGCCCCGACGTCCTCGTGGACGTGGCGACCCTGACGGGCGCGGCGACGCTGGGGCTCGGCAAGCGGCACGCAGCCCTCTACTCCGGCGACGCCGAGCTCGTCGCCCAGCTCGAGGCCGCGGCCGCGGCCTCGGGGGAGCGCGTGTGGCACATGCCGCTCGTCGAGGACTACGTGTCCGCGCTGGACTCCGACGTCGCCGACGCCCGCCAGGTGACGACCACCCCCGGCCACGGCGGCGGGTCGATCGTGGCGGCGCTCTTCCTGCGGCCCTTCACGGGCGGGCGGCGCTGGGCCCACCTCGACATCGCCGGCACCGGTCGCGCCGACGGGCCCGAGCACGAGGTCGTCAAGGGCGCCACGGGGTACGGCGCCCGCCTGCTCCTGGAGTGGCTGGAGACGTCGGTGGCGGCCGGGGCGCGCTGAGGGGGCCCGTCAGCCGTTCTTGACGGCGAGCAGCAGCCCGTCGCCCGAGGGCACCAGCGTGGGGAACCAGTTGCCGTCCTCCAGGACGACGCGGGCGACCTCGCGCTGGGCGGCGGTCGAGGCGTCGCGCGCGGCGGGGTCGGTGACCCGGCCCTTCCACAGCGCGTCGTCGACGACGAGGAGACCGCCCGCGCGCAGCAACCGGTGGGCCTGCTCGAGGTAGGCGCTGTTCTCGCGCTCGTCGCCGTCGAGCAGGACGAGGTCGTAGGTGGCGTCGGTGAGGCGGGGCAGGACCTCCAGGGCCCGGCCGTTGATGAAGCGGGCGCGGTTGCTGCGGATGCCGTCCTCGGCGACCGCCTCGCGCGCGGCGCGCTGGGCCTCGCCGTCGGGGTCGATCGTCGTGACGACACCGTCCTCGCCCGTGCCGCGCAGCAGGCTGAGCAGCGAAACGCCGGTGCCCGTCCCGACCTCGACCACCGTGCGGGCGCGGGCGGCCGCGGCGAGCACCGTGAGGGTGGCGGCGACGCCGGGGGAGACGGCTTCGACGCCCAGCTCGGCGGCCCGGGCCCGGGCCCGCTGCAGCACCTCGTCCTCGGGGACGAACTGCTCGGCGTAGGCCCAGCTGGCGGGCTGCTTGCTGGACGGGCGAGACGAGGGCGTCGGCACGTGCGCACTGTAGAGCACCGCCGTTCGTGACCCCCGGTGGCCGGACCGTGGCTCCCCGTGAGGGGGCCCTGCGGACGGTGCCCCGCCCGTGCCGGGGCTGCGCAGGACCTGTGCAGGTTCCCGCCGTTCACCCGGTCGGCGGGGTCCGGGGGCTGACCGGGGAACCGCGCAGGTCAGACCTCCGTTGGACCCTTCGACGCCGACCGGCTGGACCTGCCGGCGGTGACTGGCCGAGACGATGGGAGTGGGAGAGCATGGGAGCACTGGCGGTGCCGTTCGCGGCCCCCTTCCCCGCCCGTTCCAGGAGGAACCCCGTGAGCGACGACACCGGCGACACCGCCGGTCGACCGGTGCCCGTGGTGCCGGGACTGCCGCACGTCGAGGACCCCGCGACGCTGTCCCCGGCCGTCGCCGCCTCGACCTGGGTCCCCCCGACGTGGGAGGAGGTCGTCCGCGACCACTCCGCGCGGGTCTACCGCCTCGCCTACCGGCTGACGGGCAACCGGCACGACGCCGAGGACCTCACGCAGGAGGTCTTCGTCCGCGTCTTCCGGTCGCTGTCGAACTACCAGCCCGGCACCTTCGAGGGCTGGCTGCACCGCATCACGACGAACCTGTTCCTCGACCAGGTCCGCCGCAAGCAGCGCATCCGCTTCGACGCCCTGGCCGAGGACGCCGGCGAGAAGCTGGCCAGCACCGACATCGGTCCCGAGCGCGCCTACGAGCACCGCAACCTCGACGACGACGTCCAGCGCGCGCTGGACGCGCTGCCGCCGGACTTCCGGGCGGTCGTCGTCCTGTGCGACATCGAGGGCCTGTCCTACGAGGAGATCGCAGCGACGCTCGGCGTGAAGCTGGGGACGGTGCGCTCGCGGATCCACCGCGGTCGCGCCCAGCTGCGTGCCGCCCTCGCCCACCGGGCCCCGCGCCCGGGCACGGCCCCGCAGCTGGCCTACGGCGAGGAGCGACCGTGAGCGGACCGCACCTCGGCGCGCGGGTGACCGCACTCGTCGACGGGCGGCTCGCCACGGACGCCGAAGCCCGCGCCCACGACCACGTCCGGGCGTGCCCGGACTGCTCCGACGCCCTCGAGGCCGAACGGCTGGTCCGGGCGCGCCTGCACGCCCTGGGCGAGCCGGAGCTGTCGGAGGACCTCGTGGTCAGGCTGCTGCAGATCGGTGGCCCCTCCGGTCCGCTCCCGCCGCGCGACGCCCCGATGGCGAACCCGGCGCGGCCCGTCGTCGGGGTGGCGCCGCCCTCGCGCACCGACCCCGTGCGGTCGCGGTCCTCGCGCGGCCCGGCCGGCCGCGCCGTCCGCCGTGTGCGGCGCCGTCCCGTGGCGGCCGCGCTCGCCGGGACCTTCTCCCTCCTCGGGGCGGGCATCGCCGGGGTCCTCGTCCTCGGCGGGCTGCCCGGTGGCGGGCAGGCCCCGGTGGCCGAGCTCCGGACGACCCCCTCGTCCGCGCCGTCGTCGGCGGGCTTCACGCCCGGGTCGGACGCGCCCGGGACGGCCACGGTCAGCCGCGTGCAGCCCTCCGGGCCGGCGACGCCGACCGCGAGCCCCACGACGACCGCTCCGTGAGCGACCCGTACGGCACGGGCGCGCCCGACCCCCGCCGCGACGAGGGCGGTCGCCCCGACCCGTGGGCGGCGCCCGGTCACGACGGCCGGTCCGCCGATGGACCCTGGCGCCCGGCCGACGCGTGGGGCCAGGCGCCCGCCGGTCCGCAGCAGCCCGCCGGCCACGACGCCTTCCCGCCCCCCTACGACCCCTACCGGGCCGGTCCGGCCGTGCCCCAGGCCGCCCGGCCCGAACCCTTCGGTCTGCTCCCCGCGCAGGGATCCGAGCCGTGGCCACCGCCCGCCCCCCGCTCGCGGCGTTCGCCGGCGCGCTGGATCGGCGCCGGATCCCTCGTGCTCGTGCTGGGGGTCGTCGGCGGCTTCGCCGGTGGCCTGCTGCAGGACGAGCTGTCCGACGGCTCCGGCGGGACCTACCCGGGGGTGTCGCTGCCCTCGCCGTCGGCCGGGTCGACGCAGCGGGCCGCCGGGTCCGTGGCGGGCATCGCGGCCGCCGCGCTGCCGAGCGTCGTCGCGCTCCAGGTGCAGGGCTCGCAGGGCTCGGGCACCGGGTCGGGCTTCGTGCTGGACGCGCCCACCGACGGCGGCAGCTTCGTCCTCACCAACAACCACGTCGTGGCCGGGGCGGCCACCGACGGCATCGTCGTCGTCTTCCAGGACGGCCAGCAGGCCCGGGGCCGCGTCGTCGGCGCGGACTCCTCCTACGACCTCGCGGTCGTGCGCGTGGACCGCACGGGCCCGCGCGCCCTGCCGTTCGGCGACTCCTCCAGCGTGGTCGTGGGTGACCCGGTCGTCGCCGTCGGGGCACCGCTCGGCCTGCAGGGCACCGTGACCGAGGGGATCGTCTCGGCGCTCAACCGCCCGGTGACGGCGGGGGAGTCCCAGGACGAGACCTCCTACATCCAGGCCATCCAGACCGACGCCGCGATCAACCCGGGGAACTCCGGCGGGCCGCTGCTCAACGCGGCCGGCGAGGTGATCGGCGTCAACTCGGCCATCGCGGCGCTCCCCGGCGCCGGGGGGCAGGCGCCGACGGGCAGCATCGGGCTGGGGTTCTCCATCCCCTCCGAGCAGGCCCGGCGCACCGCCGAGCAGCTCATCCAGACCGGCCGCGCCGTCCACCCCGTCATCAAGGTCTCCCTCGACGGGACCTACCAGGGGCAGGGCGTGCGCATCGTCGACCAGCCCGGCGCCGTCACGCCCGGCGGTCCGGGGGACCGCGCGGGGCTGCAGCCCGGGGACGTCGTGCTGGCCATCGACGGCCGTCCCGTGACCGAACCGTCCGAGCTGATCGTCGACATCCGCGCCCGCGAGCCCGGCGAGACGGTGACGCTGTCCGTCCGCAGAGGTGGAGAGACGGTGGACGTGCCGGTCACCCTGGAAGCCGACGGTTAGGATCGCCCCGTGTTCGGCATCAACGGGGGCGAGTTCCTCGTCCTCCTCGTCGTGGCGCTGGTGGTCCTCGGTCCCGAGCGGCTGCCGCACTACGCCGAGCAACTGGCAGGTCTGGTCAAGTCCGCGCGTCGCTTCGCCAAGGGGGCTCAGGCCCAGATGCGCGAGGAACTCGGTCCCGAGTTCGACGACATCGACTGGCAGAAGCTGGACCCGCGGCAGTACGACCCCCGGCGCATCGTCCGCGAGGCCCTCACCGAGGCGTGGAACGACGACGACGACGAACCGGTGGCCGCGAAGTCGACTCCCCCCGCGTCGTCCGGTGCGGCCACGGGAAGTGGGGTCGACCTCGGCAAGAAGTCGGCCGAGCCGGCCAAGGCCTCCCCGGCGCCCTACGACGAGGACGCCACCTGACGCGCCCCGCCCGACCCGACCGGGTCAGGCGACGCTGACGCCGAGCCGGCGTCCCGCGAGGCCGCGGGGTCGCCGGGCCAGCGTGCGCGCGAGGTCGCGCAGCACGACGGCCGCCGGCGCGTCGGGGTGGGACAGCACGACCGGCGTTCCCGCGTCCCCGCCCTCGCGCAGCACGACGTCCATCGGGACCTGCGCCAGCAGCGGCACCGACGTCCCCAGGCGCTCCGTCAGCGACGTCGCGACGGCCTGACCGCCGCCGGAGCCGAAGACCTCCAGGCGCTGCCCGTCCGGCAGTTCCAGCCAGCTCATGTTCTCCACGACGCCGACGACCCGCTGCTCGGTCTGCGAGGCCACCGACCCGGCGCGCTCGGCCACCTCGGCGGCCGCTACCTGCGGCGTCGTGACGACGAGGACCTCGGCCCCCGGCAGCAGCTGGCCCACGCTGATGGCGATGTCGCCCGTGCCCGGGGGCAGGTCGAGCAGGAGGACGTCGAGGTCGCCCCAGTGCACCTCGGAGGCGAACTGCTGCAGCGCCCGGTGCAGCATCGGCCCGCGCCAGGCGACGGGCTGGTTGCCCGGGACGAACATCCCGATCGAGATGACCTTCACTCCGTGCGCCACGGGCGGGATGATCATGTCCTCGACCTTGGTCGGCGTGCCGCGGACGTCGAGCAGCCGCGGGATCGAGAAGCCGTGGACGTCGGCGTCCAGGAGACCGACCCGCAGGCCGTCGGCGGCCATCGCGGCCGCGAGGTTCGCCGTGACGCTCGACTTGCCGACCCCGCCCTTGCCCGAGGCGACCGCGTAGACGCGGGTGAGGTTGCCGGCGTCGTTGAAGGGGATGGTGGGGGCCGCACCCGTGGTGCCGCGCACCTTGGCGGTCAGCTCGCGGCGCTGCTCGGAGGTCATCTCCCCGAGGTGCACGCGCACCCCGCGGGCGCCGTCCACCGTCCGCACGGCGGCGGTGACCTCCCGGGTGAGCGTGTCGCGCATGGGGCAGCCGGCGGTGGTCAGCAGGATGCGGACGTCGACGAGGCCGGCCTCGTCGACGTCGACCCCGTCGACCATGCCGAGGTCGGTGATGGGGCGGTGCAGTTCGGGGTCGTCGACGGTGCGCAGGGCCTGCAGGACCTCCGCGCGCACGCTCTGGGGACCGGGCGTGGGCGGGGTGGTGGACATGGGGCCAGCCTACGTGGCGCCTTGACCCCGGCCCGGGGCGGTGGAAGGGTGTGCCGGAAAGCGCTTGCCCGCCGTCGAGGAGGACGTCCGTGCCCAGCCCCCGTCGCTACGCCCTGGTGGGCGCCGGCTCCCGCGCGACGATGTACGTGGACGCCCTCGCCGGGCCGCACGCCGGTGACGGCGAGCTCGTCGCCCTCGCCGACACCAACCCCGGGCGGGCCGCCCTGCACGCCCGCCGGTACGCCGCGGCGGGACGCCCCGCGCCGGAGCTGGTCGACCCCGCGCAGCTGGCGGACACCGTGCGCCGGCTCGGGATCGACCGCGTCGTCGTCACCACGCCCGACCACACCCATGCCGACGTCGTCGTCGCGGCCCGCGACGCAGGCGCGGACGCCGTGGTCGAGAAGCCCCTGACGACGACGCAGGAGGGGGTGCGCCGCATCGCCGAGGCCGTCGAGCGGACGGGCCGCGACGTCCTCGTGACGTTCAACTACCGGTACGCGCCGCGGAACACCGCGCTGCGGCAGGTCATCGCCGACGGCGGGATCGGGACGGTGACGAGCGTGCACTTCGAGTGGGTGCTCGACACCGCCCACGGCGCCGACTACTTCCGCCGCTGGCACCGCCAGAAGGAGAACTCCGGCGGGCTGCTCGTGCACAAGAGCTCCCACCACTTCGACCTCGTCAACTGGTGGACCCAGGGGGTGCCCGGGCGCGTGTTCGCCAGCGGCGGCCTGCGGTTCTACGGCGCGGCGAACGCCGCCGCGCGCGGGGTCGGTCCCCGCCCCGAGCGGGGGACGTCGCAGGCCGGACGCGCCGACGCCTTCTCCCTCGACCTGGCCGCCGACCCGAAGCTGCGCGAGCTGTACCTCGAGAACGAGCAGCACGACGGCTACCTGCGCGACCGCGACGTCTTCGACGAGGGCATCACCATCGAGGACAACCTCGCCCTCGTGGTGGACTCCGCCGTGCCGGGCGGCACGGCGACCCTGTCGTACGCCCTCAACGCGCACTCGCCGTGGGAGGGCTACGTCGTCGCGGTGAACGGCACCCGCGGCCGCGCGGAGCTGACCGTCGTCGAGCGGGGGGAGGTGCCCCTGGCCGAGGGCCGCCGGCAGGTCGACCCGAGCATGCACCCCGAGGACGTCGAGGCCGGGACGGGGGTGCGGCCGGTCTCCGAGCGGCTCCTCGTGCAGCGGCACTTCGAGGCGGCGCACGAGGTGCCGATCCCGGTGGGGGAGGGCGGCCACGGCGGCGGCGACGCCCTCCTGCTGCGCGACGTGTTCGCCGGGCCCGTACCGGACCCGTTGCACCGCACCGCTTCCTGGCGCGACGGGGTGCGCTCGGTCGTCGTCGGGATCGCCGCCAACCGCTCGCTGGAGACGGGGCAGGCCGTGCGCGTCGACGACCTCGACCTCGGCCCCGCCGCCGCGGCCCTCGCTCGCCCCTGACCCCACGCGGATGAGGGGGGTCAGCGGGAGGGGACGACCACGGCGCGGCCGGTGAGGGTGCCGGCGTGCAGCCGCTCGTACGCCTGCGGCGCCTCCTCGAGGGAGAACGTCTCGGTGTGCACGTCGAGGACGCCCTGGTGGGCGAGCTCGACGAGCTCGATCAGCTCGCTGCGCGAACCCCAGTAGGGCACCGCGACCGACGCCTCGTAGGCCTGCCGGAAGAACCCGACCTGCGCGGCCGCCGGCCGGGAGGAGATGCCGACGATCGTGACGTCGGACTCGACGTCGGCGAGCGCCATCGCGGTGTCGATGGTCGGCTGCGCGCCGACGAAGTCCAGGACGAGCTGGGCGCCGCGGCCGCCGAGCAGCGCGCGGACGTTCCGGGCGGCGTCGGCGTCGGACAGCACGACGTCGTGGGCGCCGACCGAGGAGGCGAACGCCAG from Kineococcus endophyticus encodes the following:
- a CDS encoding TIGR00730 family Rossman fold protein, encoding MSTICLYGSASGGIDPAHVELAATVGRRIGERGHDLVYGGGGTSVMGAAEAAARAAGARTTGVMPQALMDLELPPQGLGELVVTGDMRERKAQMDARADAFVVLPGGLGTLEELFEIWVARTIGLHTKPLAVLDSAGHYAGLKTWLETLVDSGFARPLVFDCICWTEDVEEALDHLETAPRDRVSLPSSEIVGSFAVFPTDGETEPADGGPAS
- a CDS encoding DivIVA domain-containing protein yields the protein MTLFLLVLVLLAVGAVVAVVTGRVGGGMGPATSTRPHRGLPEGPVVASDVDAVRFSLGLRGYRMDEVDAVLDRLREEIRERDEELAAWRTAEE
- a CDS encoding DUF3117 domain-containing protein encodes the protein MAAMKPRTGDGPLEVTKEGRGIVLRMPLEGGGRLVVEMTPDEAKALGEAITSVVG
- a CDS encoding leucyl aminopeptidase family protein; the encoded protein is MSTETVTAAAPDLRRWTPPTVEVRRGGVLGADLGGFDVLAVPVAAGEGADAPLQPRPGAADAAVRYGIDLAAACTAEGFTGRAAQTTRLPVPAPQGSPRRLLVVGVGDSSPTALRRSGAALARAVGSASGDVATTLADGVGSAGARAFVEGFLLASYVPPVSGRRAATAPAPRRLLLLGAVDAADVRHAEVSAGATVLTRDLAATPSNLKDPQWMTAQALEVAAGLRLKVEVRDEDRLRREGFGGLLAVGAGSASSPALVQVGWTPRARPDAPHVVLVGKGITYDTGGLGIKPRESMVAMKTDMAGSAAVLAVVAAAARLKLPVKVTGLLALAENAFGAAAYRPGDVVTHYGGRTTEVNNTDAEGRVVLGDALAYADAVLRPDVLVDVATLTGAATLGLGKRHAALYSGDAELVAQLEAAAAASGERVWHMPLVEDYVSALDSDVADARQVTTTPGHGGGSIVAALFLRPFTGGRRWAHLDIAGTGRADGPEHEVVKGATGYGARLLLEWLETSVAAGAR
- a CDS encoding O-methyltransferase: MPTPSSRPSSKQPASWAYAEQFVPEDEVLQRARARAAELGVEAVSPGVAATLTVLAAAARARTVVEVGTGTGVSLLSLLRGTGEDGVVTTIDPDGEAQRAAREAVAEDGIRSNRARFINGRALEVLPRLTDATYDLVLLDGDERENSAYLEQAHRLLRAGGLLVVDDALWKGRVTDPAARDASTAAQREVARVVLEDGNWFPTLVPSGDGLLLAVKNG
- the sigE gene encoding RNA polymerase sigma factor SigE — encoded protein: MGALAVPFAAPFPARSRRNPVSDDTGDTAGRPVPVVPGLPHVEDPATLSPAVAASTWVPPTWEEVVRDHSARVYRLAYRLTGNRHDAEDLTQEVFVRVFRSLSNYQPGTFEGWLHRITTNLFLDQVRRKQRIRFDALAEDAGEKLASTDIGPERAYEHRNLDDDVQRALDALPPDFRAVVVLCDIEGLSYEEIAATLGVKLGTVRSRIHRGRAQLRAALAHRAPRPGTAPQLAYGEERP
- a CDS encoding anti-sigma factor family protein — protein: MSGPHLGARVTALVDGRLATDAEARAHDHVRACPDCSDALEAERLVRARLHALGEPELSEDLVVRLLQIGGPSGPLPPRDAPMANPARPVVGVAPPSRTDPVRSRSSRGPAGRAVRRVRRRPVAAALAGTFSLLGAGIAGVLVLGGLPGGGQAPVAELRTTPSSAPSSAGFTPGSDAPGTATVSRVQPSGPATPTASPTTTAP
- a CDS encoding S1C family serine protease, which encodes MSDPYGTGAPDPRRDEGGRPDPWAAPGHDGRSADGPWRPADAWGQAPAGPQQPAGHDAFPPPYDPYRAGPAVPQAARPEPFGLLPAQGSEPWPPPAPRSRRSPARWIGAGSLVLVLGVVGGFAGGLLQDELSDGSGGTYPGVSLPSPSAGSTQRAAGSVAGIAAAALPSVVALQVQGSQGSGTGSGFVLDAPTDGGSFVLTNNHVVAGAATDGIVVVFQDGQQARGRVVGADSSYDLAVVRVDRTGPRALPFGDSSSVVVGDPVVAVGAPLGLQGTVTEGIVSALNRPVTAGESQDETSYIQAIQTDAAINPGNSGGPLLNAAGEVIGVNSAIAALPGAGGQAPTGSIGLGFSIPSEQARRTAEQLIQTGRAVHPVIKVSLDGTYQGQGVRIVDQPGAVTPGGPGDRAGLQPGDVVLAIDGRPVTEPSELIVDIRAREPGETVTLSVRRGGETVDVPVTLEADG
- a CDS encoding Sec-independent protein translocase TatB — encoded protein: MFGINGGEFLVLLVVALVVLGPERLPHYAEQLAGLVKSARRFAKGAQAQMREELGPEFDDIDWQKLDPRQYDPRRIVREALTEAWNDDDDEPVAAKSTPPASSGAATGSGVDLGKKSAEPAKASPAPYDEDAT
- a CDS encoding P-loop NTPase, which gives rise to MSTTPPTPGPQSVRAEVLQALRTVDDPELHRPITDLGMVDGVDVDEAGLVDVRILLTTAGCPMRDTLTREVTAAVRTVDGARGVRVHLGEMTSEQRRELTAKVRGTTGAAPTIPFNDAGNLTRVYAVASGKGGVGKSSVTANLAAAMAADGLRVGLLDADVHGFSIPRLLDVRGTPTKVEDMIIPPVAHGVKVISIGMFVPGNQPVAWRGPMLHRALQQFASEVHWGDLDVLLLDLPPGTGDIAISVGQLLPGAEVLVVTTPQVAAAEVAERAGSVASQTEQRVVGVVENMSWLELPDGQRLEVFGSGGGQAVATSLTERLGTSVPLLAQVPMDVVLREGGDAGTPVVLSHPDAPAAVVLRDLARTLARRPRGLAGRRLGVSVA
- a CDS encoding Gfo/Idh/MocA family protein; amino-acid sequence: MPSPRRYALVGAGSRATMYVDALAGPHAGDGELVALADTNPGRAALHARRYAAAGRPAPELVDPAQLADTVRRLGIDRVVVTTPDHTHADVVVAARDAGADAVVEKPLTTTQEGVRRIAEAVERTGRDVLVTFNYRYAPRNTALRQVIADGGIGTVTSVHFEWVLDTAHGADYFRRWHRQKENSGGLLVHKSSHHFDLVNWWTQGVPGRVFASGGLRFYGAANAAARGVGPRPERGTSQAGRADAFSLDLAADPKLRELYLENEQHDGYLRDRDVFDEGITIEDNLALVVDSAVPGGTATLSYALNAHSPWEGYVVAVNGTRGRAELTVVERGEVPLAEGRRQVDPSMHPEDVEAGTGVRPVSERLLVQRHFEAAHEVPIPVGEGGHGGGDALLLRDVFAGPVPDPLHRTASWRDGVRSVVVGIAANRSLETGQAVRVDDLDLGPAAAALARP